In Acaryochloris sp. CCMEE 5410, the following proteins share a genomic window:
- the rppB gene encoding two-component system sensor histidine kinase RppB, translating into MNEQTLFRQTRWRLASWYAGVMGIILAVSGLGVYEAIDHAHRTAADRELQAIAGRLHDNIEPTLQQPGEIPASAQRFLPDPCNSPSQCTETVRAAEHAPGEMFQGNYYIRLLDPSQDLVALAGLKPPGLISSSSASEWQFLKDRDKTRYRQVTLPLQNPNEQLWGYLQVGSSLKDSDRYLSSVRLALFAGLPLALGFVGVAGWWLAGRAMRPIRQSYQQMQQFTADAAHELRTPIAAAQATVESVLDLPQLSEAEARETLQTLDRQNQRLSQLIQDLLLLTRLDRQIQLKQNDACCLQDLVSDIAEELAALALSKKIQLLTDVQVDQPLWVNGDEAQLYRLVFNLVINAIQYTPEGGKVTLALDQQDQQAVIQVQDTGVGIVPEYQAKIFDRFYRVDSDRNRQTGGSGLGLAIASAISQTHGGKISVQSQPGQGSTFILSLPIGSVRQPTPTL; encoded by the coding sequence ATGAATGAGCAAACGCTGTTTCGTCAGACTCGCTGGCGGTTGGCAAGTTGGTATGCCGGGGTCATGGGTATTATTCTGGCGGTCAGCGGCCTTGGGGTCTATGAAGCGATTGACCATGCTCACCGGACGGCGGCAGATCGAGAACTACAGGCGATCGCAGGCCGACTCCACGACAACATAGAGCCAACCCTACAACAACCCGGAGAAATTCCAGCTAGCGCTCAGCGTTTCCTACCTGATCCCTGTAATAGCCCGAGTCAATGTACGGAAACCGTTAGAGCTGCTGAACATGCCCCTGGAGAAATGTTTCAGGGCAACTACTACATTCGACTCCTTGACCCCTCGCAAGACCTTGTTGCCCTTGCTGGGCTTAAACCACCCGGATTAATATCCTCTTCATCTGCGTCCGAGTGGCAGTTTCTCAAAGACAGAGATAAGACTCGCTATCGCCAAGTTACGTTGCCTTTGCAAAACCCCAATGAGCAACTGTGGGGATATCTGCAGGTCGGCAGTTCTCTCAAAGACTCAGATCGCTATCTTTCCTCAGTCAGATTGGCTCTATTTGCCGGATTGCCTTTAGCTCTGGGGTTTGTCGGCGTTGCAGGCTGGTGGTTAGCTGGCCGAGCGATGCGACCGATTCGTCAGTCTTACCAGCAGATGCAGCAGTTCACGGCAGATGCCGCTCACGAGTTACGCACCCCGATCGCTGCTGCCCAAGCCACGGTGGAATCAGTTTTGGATTTGCCTCAGTTATCGGAAGCTGAGGCCCGCGAAACGTTGCAGACTTTGGATCGCCAGAATCAGCGCTTGTCCCAACTGATTCAGGACTTGCTGTTGCTGACTCGATTAGATCGCCAAATACAACTGAAGCAGAATGATGCTTGCTGCCTCCAGGATTTAGTTAGCGACATCGCTGAAGAGTTAGCGGCTCTGGCCCTAAGCAAAAAGATCCAGCTTCTAACTGATGTTCAAGTGGATCAGCCCCTATGGGTCAACGGAGATGAAGCACAGCTTTACCGACTCGTGTTTAACCTCGTGATCAATGCAATTCAGTACACCCCTGAAGGAGGTAAAGTCACCCTCGCACTCGATCAGCAGGACCAGCAGGCGGTGATTCAGGTGCAGGATACGGGGGTGGGAATTGTGCCGGAGTATCAAGCCAAGATCTTTGATCGGTTTTATCGGGTGGATAGCGATCGCAACCGACAGACTGGCGGGTCAGGGTTGGGGTTGGCCATTGCAAGTGCGATCTCTCAAACACATGGCGGCAAAATCTCGGTGCAGAGCCAGCCTGGGCAGGGTAGTACTTTTATTCTTTCTCTACCGATTGGTTCAGTTCGGCAACCTACACCGACTCTCTAG
- a CDS encoding DUF2808 domain-containing protein, translated as MKFLIYTTIISLSLAGSITAARAAGVLKDAKVPHLTTTAAIPRNPRVPFAKYRFGLHVSGYPLSQLTIGIPERVRVSDGITVTDQSGQEIESSTTFEGNTAIVTFAQPVAPDTTLKVTLNGVRTSTFSSRVWLFPVTGRGAEMTTDIPLGMARIATYD; from the coding sequence ATGAAATTTCTGATCTACACTACTATAATTAGCCTCTCTTTAGCTGGTTCCATCACAGCAGCCCGAGCAGCAGGCGTCCTTAAAGATGCCAAGGTTCCTCATCTAACAACCACTGCTGCCATCCCTCGAAATCCTCGGGTTCCCTTTGCAAAATATCGCTTTGGTCTCCACGTCTCTGGCTATCCTTTGTCTCAACTGACCATCGGCATCCCTGAACGGGTTCGGGTCAGCGATGGTATCACCGTCACGGATCAATCAGGTCAAGAAATTGAGTCAAGCACAACCTTCGAGGGGAACACAGCAATTGTCACCTTTGCTCAACCCGTTGCGCCAGACACGACACTGAAGGTCACCTTAAATGGGGTTCGCACGTCAACGTTTAGTAGTCGGGTGTGGCTGTTCCCCGTTACGGGGCGAGGCGCAGAGATGACAACAGATATTCCCTTGGGGATGGCTCGAATTGCCACCTATGACTAA
- a CDS encoding copper resistance system multicopper oxidase encodes MGYTAKTITRRNFIRFSAGMGLALGFDSLVPKLRAATARVAGGSQTYPDIINLQVQKTRLAIAGKETPAITSNGSIPGPLVRLREGQTATIKVTNQLKEDTSIHWHGILLPPEMDGVPGVSFAGIKPGETFTYSFPVQQSGTYWYHSHSGVQEQMGHFGALIVDPLEPEPFDYQQDYVVTLSDWTFEDPHSVLANLKKMSAYYNYNRRTVATLFKDLPWKRMRMDPTDLADVTGATYTYLMNGMAPDSNWTGLFQPGEKVRLRFINASAMTFFDVRIPGLKMTVVQADGQNIQPVPVDEFRIAVAETYDVIVEPQDEQAYTIFAETMDRSGYARGTLAPRQGMTAPIPEQRPRVMRSMADMGMMHDMSGMDSGGTDTMQHNMSGNGSSDMQNMQHNMSRNGSGGMNHMQHDMSGMKSGDMGNMQHDMSGMSSGDMNNMQHNMPGKDNGGMNHMQHNMSGMNSGDMTPHGPDGHGPGNAGVPMMLQSRLDDPGIGLENTGTRVLLYTDLRSLTPREDQRQPEREIELHLTGNMERYMWSFDGKKYSQAKEPIQFRNGERLRLTFINDTMMEHPIHLHGMWMELVNGAGSHQPRKHTLNVKPAEKVSVDVTVDAPGNWAFHCHLLYHMEVGMFRVVSVTNQIAEVNS; translated from the coding sequence ATGGGTTACACCGCCAAAACCATTACCCGACGCAACTTTATTCGGTTTTCAGCCGGAATGGGCCTTGCATTGGGGTTTGACAGTCTGGTGCCTAAGCTGCGGGCTGCAACGGCCCGCGTGGCAGGGGGGAGCCAGACCTATCCCGACATTATTAATCTTCAAGTCCAGAAAACGAGATTGGCGATCGCCGGGAAGGAGACACCCGCTATCACCTCAAATGGCTCTATCCCTGGTCCCCTAGTGCGGCTACGGGAAGGTCAAACCGCCACCATCAAAGTGACCAACCAGCTCAAGGAAGACACGTCAATTCACTGGCACGGCATCCTGCTGCCGCCAGAGATGGATGGCGTACCCGGCGTGAGTTTTGCCGGAATCAAGCCAGGAGAGACGTTTACTTATAGCTTCCCTGTCCAGCAAAGCGGCACCTACTGGTATCACAGTCACAGCGGTGTGCAGGAACAGATGGGGCATTTTGGTGCGCTAATTGTGGATCCTCTAGAGCCAGAACCGTTTGACTATCAGCAGGACTATGTGGTGACGCTCTCCGACTGGACCTTTGAGGATCCCCATAGCGTTCTAGCTAATCTCAAAAAGATGAGCGCCTACTACAACTACAACCGGCGCACAGTGGCAACGCTATTCAAAGATTTGCCCTGGAAACGGATGCGAATGGATCCGACAGATCTTGCGGATGTGACGGGAGCCACCTACACCTATCTGATGAACGGCATGGCTCCTGACTCGAACTGGACGGGACTATTTCAGCCTGGAGAAAAAGTGCGCTTGCGGTTCATCAACGCTTCCGCTATGACCTTTTTTGATGTGCGGATTCCTGGCCTAAAGATGACCGTTGTGCAGGCTGATGGTCAGAATATCCAGCCAGTCCCTGTCGATGAATTTCGCATCGCTGTGGCTGAAACCTACGACGTAATTGTAGAGCCGCAGGACGAGCAAGCCTACACCATTTTTGCCGAAACGATGGACCGCAGTGGGTATGCCCGTGGTACCTTGGCTCCCCGTCAAGGCATGACGGCTCCTATTCCTGAGCAACGTCCCCGCGTCATGCGCTCGATGGCGGACATGGGCATGATGCACGATATGTCGGGTATGGACTCTGGTGGCACGGATACCATGCAGCACAACATGTCAGGGAACGGTTCCAGCGACATGCAAAATATGCAGCACAACATGTCAAGGAACGGTTCCGGCGGTATGAACCATATGCAGCACGACATGTCAGGCATGAAATCCGGTGATATGGGCAACATGCAGCATGACATGTCGGGTATGAGTTCAGGCGACATGAATAATATGCAACACAACATGCCTGGGAAGGATAACGGCGGCATGAACCACATGCAGCACAATATGTCGGGTATGAACTCTGGCGATATGACCCCACACGGTCCTGATGGTCACGGTCCCGGCAATGCAGGAGTGCCGATGATGCTTCAAAGTCGCCTCGATGATCCTGGCATTGGCTTGGAGAATACGGGAACCCGTGTCCTTCTCTACACTGATCTACGCAGTCTTACCCCCAGAGAGGACCAGCGACAGCCTGAGCGGGAAATTGAACTCCATCTCACGGGCAACATGGAGCGTTACATGTGGTCCTTTGATGGGAAAAAGTATTCGCAAGCGAAGGAGCCAATTCAGTTTCGTAATGGGGAACGGCTCCGGCTCACCTTTATCAACGACACCATGATGGAGCACCCCATCCATCTACATGGCATGTGGATGGAGCTGGTCAATGGGGCTGGGTCTCATCAACCCCGGAAGCACACCCTCAATGTCAAACCCGCCGAGAAAGTATCGGTGGATGTCACGGTGGATGCTCCTGGTAATTGGGCCTTCCACTGCCATCTGCTCTACCACATGGAAGTGGGAATGTTTCGAGTCGTTTCTGTCACTAATCAAATTGCAGAGGTAAATTCATGA
- a CDS encoding copper resistance protein B — protein MQHRYWATALSGTLVSMTLGSGLLPAQAEETQTGTKTQPMHQEVEISANPDLPLADLLEVPSEAELSAEEGDQLAPLTSKPSATADALKPTIAETSNSGALLPTHAQEFERTEESKVQPPTLFLETSRQAPQPSFTNGPLAQTLTQKPPETPQSSSETPQTTDKEDWPSPVKDNQTFSFVLIDQLEVRTVDGPTTLNWDAIGWVGGDIRRFWFKTEGDVGLSADTGGEAEVQALYGQLVAPFWDFQAGLRYDRLYGPGPDRGRAFAVVGIQGLAPYLLEVDASLFISEDGDVSARLTGEYEMLLTQRLILQPKAEINLAAQRVENFGVGSGLNDIELGLRLRYEISRKFAPYVGINWQRKFFETADLAREEGESVGDFSALAGVRLLF, from the coding sequence ATGCAACATCGTTATTGGGCCACTGCGCTTTCTGGAACGTTGGTCTCGATGACGCTAGGGAGTGGTCTTCTACCAGCACAGGCTGAGGAGACGCAAACGGGGACTAAAACACAGCCAATGCATCAGGAGGTTGAAATCTCAGCAAATCCTGACCTGCCTCTAGCCGATCTGTTGGAAGTCCCTAGTGAAGCAGAACTCTCTGCAGAGGAAGGCGATCAACTGGCACCCCTTACATCGAAGCCTAGCGCTACCGCAGACGCCCTAAAACCGACAATTGCAGAAACCTCCAATTCAGGAGCGTTGCTGCCCACTCACGCCCAAGAATTTGAGAGGACAGAGGAAAGCAAAGTACAGCCGCCCACACTTTTCCTTGAGACCAGCAGGCAGGCCCCCCAGCCCTCTTTTACAAACGGCCCTCTGGCACAGACTCTGACGCAGAAACCACCTGAAACTCCGCAGTCCTCATCTGAGACTCCACAGACAACTGATAAGGAAGACTGGCCATCACCCGTTAAAGACAATCAAACCTTCTCCTTTGTCTTAATCGATCAGTTGGAGGTTCGCACCGTTGATGGCCCAACGACGCTGAACTGGGATGCGATTGGCTGGGTGGGGGGCGACATCAGACGCTTCTGGTTCAAAACAGAAGGTGATGTGGGCCTCTCGGCGGACACTGGCGGTGAGGCAGAGGTACAGGCTCTATACGGTCAACTGGTTGCACCTTTTTGGGACTTTCAGGCGGGCCTAAGGTATGACCGCTTGTATGGTCCTGGCCCAGACCGAGGGCGGGCCTTTGCAGTGGTCGGCATCCAGGGATTAGCGCCCTACCTACTTGAGGTGGATGCTTCCCTATTCATTAGCGAGGATGGCGATGTTTCAGCCAGACTCACGGGAGAATATGAGATGTTGCTGACCCAGCGCTTGATCTTACAGCCCAAGGCTGAGATCAATCTTGCCGCCCAGAGGGTTGAAAACTTTGGTGTTGGCTCAGGTCTTAATGATATTGAGCTGGGGCTGCGACTCCGCTATGAGATTAGCCGTAAGTTTGCTCCTTACGTTGGCATCAACTGGCAGCGCAAGTTCTTTGAAACCGCTGACTTGGCTAGAGAAGAAGGAGAAAGCGTCGGGGACTTCTCGGCCCTAGCGGGCGTAAGGCTTTTATTCTAG
- a CDS encoding PepSY domain-containing protein, with product MSSARLNLRRLHKATAPLMCVPLLLTLLTGVGFQMAAVSGKGDQFLWLLDLHRGKFGRFNLELVYPFLNALGLLVLIITGTLMWLKQRQPRVRR from the coding sequence ATGAGTTCCGCTCGCTTGAACCTCCGCCGCCTACACAAAGCAACTGCCCCATTGATGTGTGTTCCCCTGCTGCTAACGTTACTCACTGGCGTTGGGTTTCAAATGGCGGCTGTCAGCGGCAAGGGAGATCAGTTTCTCTGGCTGCTGGACCTTCATCGAGGAAAGTTTGGTCGATTTAATCTAGAGCTGGTCTACCCATTCCTCAACGCGCTTGGCCTACTGGTACTGATCATTACGGGAACGTTGATGTGGTTGAAGCAGCGTCAACCTCGGGTAAGACGGTAA
- a CDS encoding TVP38/TMEM64 family protein, giving the protein MLLIGCLLACWWIYSPPDLSSPETFRQTVINAGWLGPFVYIGIVALSVVISPIPGAPIAVAAGAIWGSLVAGIYSVMGGFIGSLVAYYIGCTLGRSTVYALTGKLIYFSKERGELYLGWLIFLTRLLPVLSFDLMSYGAGITGLSLPIYASATLLGMIPSTLLLTYMGSAFTIGLPAGIALSAIFLILLVGLPWGIRRYNWFGMQNIIRVE; this is encoded by the coding sequence TTGCTGCTCATCGGGTGCTTGCTAGCCTGCTGGTGGATTTATTCTCCGCCCGATCTATCTAGCCCTGAAACCTTCAGGCAAACGGTCATCAACGCAGGCTGGCTAGGTCCATTCGTCTACATAGGCATCGTGGCTCTATCCGTGGTGATTAGTCCGATTCCAGGTGCCCCCATTGCAGTTGCTGCCGGAGCAATATGGGGGTCTCTAGTGGCGGGAATCTACAGCGTCATGGGTGGATTTATTGGTAGCTTGGTTGCTTACTACATTGGCTGTACCTTAGGGCGTTCCACTGTTTACGCTCTCACTGGGAAACTCATCTACTTCTCAAAGGAGCGAGGAGAGCTATATCTTGGCTGGTTGATATTCCTGACTCGTTTACTTCCGGTCTTGTCGTTTGACTTAATGAGCTATGGCGCAGGTATTACCGGACTTTCGCTCCCCATCTACGCCAGCGCTACCTTGTTGGGCATGATTCCTTCAACCCTTCTCCTAACCTACATGGGGTCAGCATTTACAATAGGTCTACCTGCCGGAATTGCCCTGTCTGCTATTTTTCTGATTCTGTTGGTTGGCCTGCCCTGGGGCATTCGGCGCTACAACTGGTTTGGGATGCAAAACATCATCAGAGTTGAATGA
- a CDS encoding DUF411 domain-containing protein — translation MIKNLFQHPWLRIGAAILVTGGVGIGIYAVVAPKQMHHPAIAENLPPEALKITAFRSPTCGCCGVWIEHMKAQGFQVQDNITENLEGVKREHNVPDDLASCHTAIANGYVIEGHIPAADVKRLLAEKPDVAGIAVPGMPIGSPGMESGNIKEPYSVFTFDEAGQTTVFAEHHS, via the coding sequence ATGATAAAAAATCTTTTCCAACACCCTTGGCTTCGTATCGGAGCTGCAATCCTAGTGACGGGTGGCGTCGGTATAGGCATCTATGCTGTGGTTGCCCCCAAACAGATGCATCACCCTGCAATCGCAGAAAACCTTCCCCCCGAAGCATTGAAAATTACAGCTTTCCGTAGCCCCACTTGTGGCTGCTGCGGTGTTTGGATAGAGCATATGAAGGCTCAAGGATTCCAGGTTCAAGATAATATCACTGAGAATCTCGAAGGTGTAAAGCGGGAACATAATGTACCTGACGATCTAGCGTCTTGCCATACTGCGATCGCAAATGGTTACGTGATTGAAGGCCATATTCCCGCTGCTGATGTTAAACGGTTACTAGCTGAGAAACCTGATGTTGCAGGTATAGCCGTCCCTGGCATGCCAATTGGATCACCGGGGATGGAATCGGGGAACATCAAAGAACCCTATTCTGTATTCACGTTTGATGAGGCAGGGCAGACTACCGTATTTGCAGAACATCATTCCTAA
- a CDS encoding heavy metal translocating P-type ATPase, translating to MSASHTHGDCCDHQDRHQFSLRKALIPIAVSALLFVIGLLFNKALNNTPYSVGEYAVLIPAYLISGWSVLITAGRNILRGRIFDENFLMAIATLGAIAIHELPEAVAVMLFFQIGELFQDYSVGRSRRSIKALLEVRPDTANLKLGDQVREVDPKSINIGDLILIRPGEKVPLDGEILSGQSQVDTSALTGESVPRTVVTGETVLSGMINQSGVLTVRVTKPFAESSISRILELVENASSKKANTEKFITRFARYYTPVVVVLSLAVAILPPLLIAGATQAEWTYRALVLLVISCPCGLVISIPLGYFGGVGGAAKRGILVKGSVFLDALAQVKTVVFDKTGTLTQGNFRVTDVISENGFTQSQLLALAAQVESQSNHPVAQSIRQAHGKSVHKSGVQEYEEIAGHGIIARIEERTVLAGNDRLLHRESIPHDVCIVEGTVTHLAVDGEYTGRIVIEDELKEDAIAAIQALHLQGIQTVMLTGDNQAVADRIAHTLGLDQYRAELLPEGKVAALEEILDRASHTQGKVAFVGDGINDAPVIARADVGMAMGGLGSDAAIETADVVIMTDAPSKVAEAIAIAQRTLQIVWQNIILAMTVKAIFIGLGAVGVATLWEAVFADVGVALLAIFNAGRILR from the coding sequence ATGTCAGCGTCTCACACCCACGGCGACTGCTGCGACCATCAGGATCGCCATCAGTTTAGCCTTCGTAAGGCATTGATTCCCATTGCGGTCTCAGCATTGCTCTTCGTTATTGGTCTGTTATTTAACAAGGCTCTAAACAACACCCCCTATTCCGTTGGCGAATACGCGGTTTTGATTCCGGCCTATCTAATTAGTGGTTGGAGCGTATTGATAACGGCGGGACGCAACATCCTGAGAGGGCGAATCTTTGACGAGAATTTTCTGATGGCCATTGCCACGCTGGGCGCGATCGCCATTCATGAACTTCCCGAGGCCGTGGCGGTCATGCTGTTTTTCCAGATCGGAGAGCTGTTTCAGGATTATTCAGTAGGGAGATCGCGCCGCTCTATCAAAGCCCTACTAGAGGTGCGACCCGATACTGCCAATCTCAAACTGGGCGATCAGGTTCGTGAGGTGGATCCTAAATCCATCAACATTGGTGATCTCATTCTGATTCGACCGGGAGAGAAGGTGCCTTTGGATGGGGAGATCCTATCGGGCCAATCCCAAGTCGATACCTCTGCCCTCACGGGAGAGTCGGTCCCCCGCACTGTCGTGACTGGTGAAACTGTCCTTTCTGGCATGATTAACCAGTCGGGAGTGCTGACGGTGCGCGTTACCAAACCCTTTGCAGAATCCTCAATCTCCAGAATTTTAGAACTGGTGGAAAACGCCAGTAGTAAGAAGGCCAACACCGAAAAGTTCATCACCCGCTTTGCCCGCTACTACACTCCTGTCGTTGTGGTCCTATCGCTGGCGGTGGCAATTTTGCCGCCGCTGCTCATTGCTGGTGCAACCCAGGCTGAATGGACCTATCGCGCGTTGGTGCTGCTCGTCATTTCCTGTCCCTGCGGTCTAGTAATTAGTATTCCGCTGGGCTATTTTGGGGGCGTGGGAGGAGCTGCTAAACGCGGCATTCTTGTCAAAGGTTCCGTCTTCTTGGATGCGCTGGCCCAGGTGAAAACCGTCGTCTTTGATAAAACGGGTACCTTAACCCAAGGCAACTTCCGCGTCACAGACGTTATCTCCGAGAATGGGTTCACCCAGTCCCAACTGTTGGCGCTGGCAGCTCAAGTTGAGTCTCAGTCTAATCATCCCGTTGCGCAGTCTATTCGACAGGCGCATGGTAAATCAGTCCATAAATCTGGCGTTCAGGAGTACGAAGAGATTGCAGGTCACGGCATTATTGCCCGCATAGAGGAGCGTACCGTTCTAGCAGGAAATGACCGACTGCTGCATCGAGAAAGCATTCCCCATGACGTTTGCATCGTAGAAGGAACCGTCACTCACCTAGCTGTGGATGGTGAATATACTGGGCGTATCGTCATTGAGGATGAACTGAAAGAAGACGCAATAGCAGCGATTCAAGCCCTACATTTGCAGGGCATTCAAACCGTCATGCTGACAGGTGATAACCAAGCGGTGGCCGATCGTATTGCTCACACCCTTGGTCTCGACCAGTATCGTGCTGAACTGTTGCCCGAGGGTAAAGTTGCGGCTTTAGAGGAAATATTAGATCGGGCCAGTCATACTCAAGGCAAAGTGGCCTTTGTCGGGGATGGCATTAACGATGCCCCCGTAATTGCCAGAGCAGATGTGGGGATGGCGATGGGAGGACTCGGCTCAGATGCGGCGATTGAAACCGCTGATGTGGTGATTATGACTGATGCACCGTCCAAAGTAGCTGAGGCGATTGCAATTGCCCAGCGCACCCTACAGATTGTCTGGCAGAATATCATCCTTGCGATGACGGTGAAAGCAATTTTCATTGGTCTAGGAGCTGTTGGCGTTGCAACACTCTGGGAGGCTGTCTTTGCTGATGTCGGTGTAGCATTGTTGGCTATTTTCAATGCTGGGCGCATTTTAAGATGA
- a CDS encoding helix-turn-helix transcriptional regulator, producing MAATEASNSQSVPVSLDAPSCEDALVHLDNVRQVQPDIIETEKAQRMADFFSALSDPHRLKLLSALAQQELCVCDLAAAVKMGESAVSHQLRVLRSQRLVKYRRQGRNVCYSLADDHIMTLYREVADHLDEQSAF from the coding sequence ATGGCTGCCACAGAAGCATCGAACTCTCAATCCGTCCCTGTATCACTTGACGCTCCGAGTTGTGAGGACGCCCTAGTCCATCTAGACAATGTTCGCCAAGTGCAACCCGACATTATAGAAACAGAGAAGGCGCAGCGAATGGCAGACTTTTTTAGTGCCCTCTCTGACCCCCATCGCCTCAAGCTACTGTCGGCCCTCGCTCAGCAGGAGCTGTGTGTCTGTGATTTGGCTGCCGCTGTCAAAATGGGCGAATCAGCCGTGTCCCATCAATTGCGCGTGTTGAGATCGCAACGGCTGGTCAAGTACCGCCGCCAAGGTCGCAACGTTTGCTACAGTCTTGCCGACGACCACATCATGACCCTCTATAGAGAAGTCGCTGATCACCTTGACGAGCAGAGTGCCTTCTAA
- a CDS encoding type II toxin-antitoxin system VapC family toxin: MVTKLFVDTWGWLTLHDRREDQHATVVKQYQTIRAAGGQVYTTDYVLDETFTLFFKRLRAEQAKASMELLLDAFEQDSFYLERITIERFAATRTLRLKYLDKPRISFTDLTSMVVMQELGIVTVLTGDAHFLQVGMNFQVVPTNTLLS, from the coding sequence ATGGTGACTAAGCTATTTGTAGACACCTGGGGTTGGTTGACTCTCCATGATCGCCGGGAAGACCAGCACGCTACTGTTGTTAAGCAGTATCAAACCATTCGGGCTGCAGGAGGGCAGGTCTACACCACAGACTATGTGCTGGATGAAACTTTTACGCTGTTTTTCAAACGTCTACGGGCTGAGCAGGCAAAAGCATCGATGGAGCTATTGCTGGATGCTTTTGAGCAAGACAGCTTTTATCTAGAGCGAATCACGATTGAGCGATTTGCCGCAACGCGGACACTACGACTGAAGTACTTGGACAAGCCCAGAATCTCTTTTACGGATCTCACGTCAATGGTGGTTATGCAGGAGCTGGGTATTGTTACCGTTCTGACGGGTGATGCTCATTTTCTGCAAGTGGGCATGAATTTTCAGGTTGTTCCTACGAATACGTTGCTGAGTTAA
- the rppB gene encoding two-component system sensor histidine kinase RppB: protein MPQRDPFNRTRWRLTGYYAGVMGLILALCGMGYYQITERQRLQALTQKIESSSGILHDSLGAVLLQPGRLNASAEKLLPGLCKAKVQCPEPDRFTKRHVLGLVKQDVYYAQLKDLSGQTVATLGPSVDHIPDNIVLEGWQVFTNRDGERFLQYSLLLETVNHRNWGYLQVGRSLRELDQELVATQQFLLWGWPLAMLLVSGAGWWLAGLSLKPVQNAYQDIQRFTANAAHELRTPLSAAKATVESVLETDNISEDEARKTLGTINRQVNRLTQLVQDLLLLTLIDTQQNRKDDHKTCQLGLIINDVMDEFLALAHNTGLSLSAELDTTQPLIVQGDEEQLYRMIANLVMNAIQYTLRGGDVVIRLNRDKKYALVEVRDTGIGIPAEQQAHVFTRFYRVNRDRNRKTGGSGLGLAIAQAIALKHKGTVHIRSQVGQGSTFIVSLPIATV from the coding sequence ATGCCTCAGCGTGATCCCTTTAACCGCACCCGCTGGCGCTTGACTGGCTACTATGCAGGGGTCATGGGTCTCATTTTGGCCCTCTGCGGAATGGGCTACTATCAAATCACTGAGCGTCAGCGCCTACAGGCGTTGACGCAAAAAATTGAATCATCGTCAGGCATACTGCACGACAGCTTAGGTGCGGTGTTGCTCCAACCTGGACGTCTCAATGCCTCTGCAGAAAAGTTACTCCCTGGCCTGTGCAAGGCAAAGGTCCAATGCCCAGAGCCAGACCGTTTTACCAAAAGACACGTCCTGGGACTGGTCAAGCAGGATGTCTACTATGCCCAATTAAAAGATCTGTCGGGTCAGACGGTCGCCACGTTGGGGCCATCGGTGGACCATATCCCAGACAACATAGTTCTGGAGGGCTGGCAGGTCTTCACGAATAGGGACGGAGAGCGCTTTCTGCAGTATTCATTGCTGCTGGAGACGGTCAATCACAGGAACTGGGGCTATCTTCAGGTGGGGCGATCGCTCAGGGAACTGGATCAGGAGTTAGTCGCGACCCAGCAGTTTCTACTGTGGGGGTGGCCCCTAGCGATGCTGCTTGTCTCAGGGGCGGGTTGGTGGTTAGCCGGACTCTCCCTGAAGCCCGTCCAAAACGCATACCAAGATATCCAACGATTCACCGCTAATGCAGCCCATGAGTTACGCACGCCGTTATCAGCGGCTAAGGCAACGGTGGAGTCTGTTCTAGAGACGGACAATATCTCAGAGGATGAGGCTCGAAAAACACTAGGGACAATCAATCGACAGGTCAATCGCCTGACGCAATTGGTCCAGGATTTGCTGCTGCTGACTCTGATTGATACGCAACAAAACCGAAAGGACGACCATAAAACCTGCCAGTTAGGGCTGATCATCAACGACGTGATGGATGAATTTCTGGCTCTAGCCCACAATACAGGCTTATCTCTCTCTGCGGAACTGGACACGACGCAACCGCTGATTGTCCAGGGGGATGAAGAACAGCTCTACCGAATGATCGCAAATCTGGTAATGAACGCGATTCAATACACCCTTCGGGGTGGTGATGTGGTCATTCGACTCAATCGGGATAAAAAATATGCCTTGGTTGAGGTTCGAGATACAGGCATTGGCATCCCTGCCGAGCAACAGGCCCATGTGTTTACCCGCTTCTATCGGGTGAATCGGGATCGCAACCGCAAGACAGGCGGCTCAGGCTTAGGCTTAGCGATTGCCCAAGCGATCGCACTGAAACACAAAGGCACAGTTCATATCCGAAGCCAAGTGGGTCAAGGTAGCACTTTTATCGTGTCTCTTCCTATAGCAACGGTATGA